From one Macrobrachium nipponense isolate FS-2020 chromosome 37, ASM1510439v2, whole genome shotgun sequence genomic stretch:
- the LOC135209292 gene encoding uncharacterized protein LOC135209292, whose product MKVHLFGAVSSPSIANYALRRVADEGNNLSSEVAHTIKRNFYVDDCLKSVPNATKASSLIAELTAACRGCGFKLCKYTSNDVSVLNTIPADDRSKELKTRDINYDPLPTEHALGILWVVETDTFGFSVLLPDKPLTRRGILSIVSSIYDPLGFAAPFVLPAKQILQDLCKETTLTWDDEVPDDHQRRFKQWISEAPNLQKITIPRCLKLPQQAKDTVFQMHVFSDASASGYGAVAYLTSNEGGCSKTSFLIGKARVAPLKATSIPRLELTAAAVAVNLGQKMTLELDLHLNDICYYTDSTTVLYYIRAERKRFPVFVANRVRQIRDFSNANQWKYVSTDLNPADVASRGVGSVISSDMTHWLEGPDFLNMPASECPAKMHPISEPQVIEEDFMSLATTATSEEGSPFMSLITHFSRWERLKRAVAVFIAFLAFLQNKEQTINLRTTQIMQKAEKAIVCFIQKITFANEVENLKKTTMKEDKREHSLPKTCKIFRLDPVLIDGTLRVGGRLSKAAMDSDVKHPMLLPQHSHVTTLIVRDAHEKLGHAGRNHTIAAIRERFWIVSINSAVRRQLHKCITCRKIRKPCQEQKMSDLPQDRLEPAPPFTFTGVDFFGPFIIKEGRKELKRYGVIFTVLSVAPFIWKLLTVSKQIPLFTACNAS is encoded by the coding sequence ATGAAGGTACACCTGTTCGGTGCAGTGAGCTCACCAAGTATCGCCAACTACGCACTTAGACGCGTTGCAGATGAAGGAAACAACTTAAGTTCAGAAGTCGCCCATACAATTAAGCGGAACTTCTATGTTGATGACTGTCTAAAGTCTGTACCGAACGCCACCAAAGCCAGTTCTCTGATTGCTGAACTGACTGCCGCCTGCAGGGGCTGTGGATTCAAACTGTGTAAATATACTAGTAATGACGTCTCTGTCCTAAACACCATCCCAGCTGACGATCGATCTAAAGAGTTAAAGACAAGAGACATCAATTATGACCCACTGCCTACCGAGCACGCCCTCGGAATACTTTGGGTCGTCGAAACAGACACATTTGGCTTCTCAGTGTTGTTGCCAGACAAACCGCTGACAAGAAGAGGCATTCTCTCCATAGTATCATCCATCTATGACCCCCTTGGTTTTGCTGCTCCATTTGTGCTGCCGGCAAAGCAAATACTGCAAGACCTCTGCAAAGAAACCACTCTCACCTGGGATGACGAAGTGCCTGATGATCACCAGCGACGTTTCAAACAATGGATTAGCGAAGCCCCGAACCTTCAGAAGATAACAATCCCGAGATGTCTAAAGTTACCACAGCAAGCAAAAGATACGGTGTTTCAGATGCACGTTTTCTCAGATGCCAGTGCATCTGGGTATGGCGCTGTTGCATACCTAACCTCAAACGAGGGTGGATGTTCGAAAACTTCATTTCTCATCGGAAAAGCAAGGGTTGCTCCATTGAAAGCAACATCTATCCCACGGCTTGAACTCACAGCGGCTGCTGTAGCTGTAAATTTAGGACAGAAAATGACCCTTGAGCTTGATCTCCATCTCAACGATATCTGCTATTACACAGATTCAACAACAGTCCTTTATTACATCAGAGCTGAGAGAAAGCGTTTTCCAGTGTTTGTGGCCAACAGAGTCCGTCAAATAAGAGACTTCAGCAACGCTAACCAGTGGAAGTACGTTAGCACTGATTTGAACCCAGCAGACGTTGCATCACGTGGGGTAGGTTCTGTGATATCGTCAGACATGACTCATTGGCTGGAAGGTCCGGATTTCTTGAATATGCCGGCTTCAGAATGCCCTGCAAAGATGCACCCCATCAGTGAACCGCAGGTTATAGAAGAAGACTTTATGTCTTTAGCTACTACTGCTACATCAGAAGAAGGCTCACCGTTTATGTCTTTAATCACCCATTTCTCCAGGTGGGAGAGACTGAAGAGAGCAGTAGCAGTATTCATAGCATTTTTGGCTTTCttacaaaacaaagaacaaactATAAATTTAAGGACCACACAGATCATGCAAAAGGCTGAAAAGGCAATAGTTTGCTTTATACAAAAGATCACCTTTGCAAACGAGGTCGAGAATCTCAAGAAAACAACCATGAAAGAAGACAAGAGAGAACACTCACTACCAAAAACATGTAAGATATTCCGTCTCGACCCAGTGCTCATCGACGGAACTCTGCGAGTGGGAGGACGCCTCTCGAAAGCCGCAATGGACTCTGACGTGAAACATCCAATGCTACTGCCACAACACTCGCACGTCACGACTCTAATTGTACGAGATGCTCATGAGAAACTCGGCCATGCTGGTAGAAATCACACCATTGCAGCAATTAGAGAACGCTTTTGGATTGTTTCAATCAACTCTGCTGTCCGACGTCAACTCCACAAATGCATAACGtgcagaaaaataagaaagccaTGCCAAGAGCAAAAAATGTCCGACTTACCTCAAGATCGTCTCGAGCCAGCTCCACCATTTACATTCACAGGCGTAGACTTCTTCGGGCCGTTCATTATAAAAGAGGGACGCAAGGAGCTCAAACGTTACGGCGTCATATTCACTGTCTTGTCAGTCGCTCCATTCATCTGGAAGCTGCTAACAGTCTCGAAACAGATTCCTTTATTCACTGCTTGCAACGCTTCATAG